The DNA segment GCCGGCGGGCATCAGGTCGCGGAAGCCGCCCTTGGCCGGCACGCGGCCGGTCTCTGCGGGGCTGCGGCTGTCATGTTCCACCAGGCTCATGCGCTTTCTCCTTTAGGGCCGGGCGCCTGTGCGGTTTGCCCGGCGGCGCCCCCTTCCGCGTTGCGGTGGCGGAAGGGGGCGATTTTGGGATCGTCCTGATGCGCCTGCGCGGCGGCCATCGGCTGGGCGGCGGCCTCGATCACCTGGCGCGCCTCGCCGAAGCGGGCGATGCGGCCCTCTTGCAGCAGCGCCGCATGGCTGACCCGGCGCAGCAGGCTGAGCCGGTGGGTCACCGCCACCACCGCGGCGCCGCGGGCGCAGGCTTCTTCGATGGCGGTGGCCAGCGCCTCTTCGCCCTCGGGGTCGAGATTGGCGTTGGGCTCGTCCAGCACGATCAGCTTGCGGTCGCC comes from the Leisingera caerulea DSM 24564 genome and includes:
- a CDS encoding ATP-binding cassette domain-containing protein; translated protein: GFLPQRVELFQGTVAENIALMDPDAKPSDVVAAAKLAQVHEMILALPGGYNAPVGPRGEFLSAGQRQRIGLARAFFGDRKLIVLDEPNANLDPEGEEALATAIEEACARGAAVVAVTHRLSLLRRVSHAALLQEGRIARFGEARQVIEAAAQPMAAAQAHQDDPKIAPFRHRNAEGGAAGQTAQAPGPKGESA